Genomic segment of Synergistaceae bacterium:
GCGGGAGACGCTGGCCCCGCCGATGAGAAGGGCCGCAATGGAGAACATTCCCGCCTGGTCGTGGCTGTTGTAGGTGTTCAGCGTCCCCATGTTCTGGAGATAAATAACCTGTCCGTAACAGGCCAGCACCGTCGAGATGACGATGGCGATGACACGAGTGCGATCGACGGGGATCCCCGCCGAGTCCGCGACGGTCCTGTCTTGCCCGATCGCCCGCATGTCCTGCCCTAATTTCGTTCGGCGGAACCAGACGATGAAGAGGCAGAAAGCGGCAATGACGAGATAGGTCGCCGCGGGGACGCTCACAACGCCGAGGTGAAAGGTTCCGATGTCGAGGGGCCCAATTTCGAGCGGAATCAGTTTGTCCAGAATCGTGCGCAGCCCCATGAGGCTCACGGCGTTGCGGATGCCGTAACCGCGCGAAAGCACCAGGGCCGGATCCCCGATGGGAATCAGCCAGCCCATGAAGTAGAGCACCACGAGCTGGTAAGCGCCGTTGATAAAAAAGCCTAAGATGTAGGACGTCACCATCTCCTGCCCCTTAGCCCGGTTCAGGACGCTACCGCAGAGAAGTCCCAGCACCACGGCAATGGGTGTGCCGATGATCATCGCCAGGACGAGTCCGGGGATTCCCACAATGGCCCAGTCTGAAACGAAAATCAGACCGATCTGCCCCGCCATCGCACCCAGAACCATCCCGAAGTTCAGACCCATTCCCGCCATGACGGGAATCAGCAACGAGAGGATAAGAAAAGAATTGCGCCCGATACGTATCAGAAGCTCCTGAATCAGATACGTCGGTGAAAAGCCCGACAGGGGAATCGCCGCAGCCGAGATAAGAATGAAGATGATCGGCACGGCGGCGCTGGCAAAAAGTCCCGTCAATCTGTTTTTCCGCGCCATTATCGCTTCACCTGCACTTTCCGCGTCAGAGCGTAGAGAATCATGCCGTTACTGACGATGATGCGTATGACCTCCGACATGTCCGTCTGGAGGACGTTGTTGATGACGGCGGGAGTCATGGTCAGAACACCCTGAAACAGGAACGTCCCCACCAGCACGTTCCATATCGTGGCCTTGTTGACGGAAGCCCCGCCCAAAAGTATCGAGGCCACGGCGGGAAGCGCCATGTAGAAGGGACCCATATACAGTTGGAGAAAGCCGAAACTCTGCGCGTAAACGAGAATGCCTACGGCCCCCAGGATGGTTGATAGAACGACCGAGACGATTCTCATACGGTCCACATTGACGCCCGATGCGTGAGCGAACTCCGGGTTCGAACCCACGGCGGTCATGGCCGTTCCCGTCTTCGTCTTCATGAAGAACCATACGAGGAAACACATCGCCGCCAGAAACAGAAACGTCCCGACTGGGATGGCGAGATGGCCCGTTCTCACGGCCATAAAGTCGCTTAAAATATGCTGCCAGTAGCCGTTAACGCTGATGGTTGTACGCAGTCCGCTGCCGCCGTAGCCCCAGATCATCGTCGGGCTCTTATAGGGTAAAAGGAACCACGCGATACACATGAACGCCACGGAGGAAAAGCCCACGTAAGTGGCGATCATCATCTCGCTGCCCTTGACGCGGTTCAACAATTGGCCGTAACAGTACCCCAGCACGGCGGCGATGGGGGCGGCCAAGCCGATGGCGGTCGCGAAGCCGGCGACTCCACGCACACCCAGCTCAATAGAGAGCGTCGCGCCCAAAAGACCGGCGATGATACCCAACGGAAGCCCGAAGTTCAGACCACATCCAGCCTGAACCATCGGCACCATAGCCAGAACCAGAACCCCGTTCATGCCGAACCGTTCGAGGGTATTCGACAAAGACGTGGAGACCAGAACCCCAACAAAGGGGGCTGCGGTGAAAAGGGACAGGAGAAAAAGACCGATAATGAGTCGAGGCCATCCGACCGCGTCGATGAATTTTTTAACGTTTTTAGCGGGCATCCGAATCCCCCTC
This window contains:
- a CDS encoding ABC transporter permease, with the translated sequence MARKNRLTGLFASAAVPIIFILISAAAIPLSGFSPTYLIQELLIRIGRNSFLILSLLIPVMAGMGLNFGMVLGAMAGQIGLIFVSDWAIVGIPGLVLAMIIGTPIAVVLGLLCGSVLNRAKGQEMVTSYILGFFINGAYQLVVLYFMGWLIPIGDPALVLSRGYGIRNAVSLMGLRTILDKLIPLEIGPLDIGTFHLGVVSVPAATYLVIAAFCLFIVWFRRTKLGQDMRAIGQDRTVADSAGIPVDRTRVIAIVISTVLACYGQVIYLQNMGTLNTYNSHDQAGMFSIAALLIGGASVSRARIGNVFLGVILFHLMFIVAPMAGKNLMGQAQIGEYFRVFVSYGIIAMALVLHAWKRHRDRMEARGALRGAAPSGKRTK
- a CDS encoding ABC transporter permease translates to MPAKNVKKFIDAVGWPRLIIGLFLLSLFTAAPFVGVLVSTSLSNTLERFGMNGVLVLAMVPMVQAGCGLNFGLPLGIIAGLLGATLSIELGVRGVAGFATAIGLAAPIAAVLGYCYGQLLNRVKGSEMMIATYVGFSSVAFMCIAWFLLPYKSPTMIWGYGGSGLRTTISVNGYWQHILSDFMAVRTGHLAIPVGTFLFLAAMCFLVWFFMKTKTGTAMTAVGSNPEFAHASGVNVDRMRIVSVVLSTILGAVGILVYAQSFGFLQLYMGPFYMALPAVASILLGGASVNKATIWNVLVGTFLFQGVLTMTPAVINNVLQTDMSEVIRIIVSNGMILYALTRKVQVKR